Within the Emticicia oligotrophica DSM 17448 genome, the region AAGAAGCTTTTTATTTCAGTGCCATATAAGCGAGCTTGTTCTTCTATATCATCTAAATTATTGGCCTTCTTGCGAGCCTCAGTCATATCATTCACTTTCTTTGAAATTTCTGTTACTCTCTCAGATATTTCTTTGATAATTTGAATAACTGGTTCGGCTTCAGTATCTAGACCCATATCCTTCAAAGATTTTGCCGTTTGAACAAGTCTGGTTTGGTATTTTACAGCCGTAGAAACTACATGATTCATTGCTAAATCCCCTATAACACGAGATTCGATTTGGATTTTTTTGATATAGTTTTCCAATTCAATTTCGTAACGAGCATGGAATTCACGCTCAGTAAGAACACCTAATCTTTCGAATATTTCAATAAATTCTTTTCTTAGGTATGCTTTTAAAGCTTCAGGTGTACTGGCAATATTTGAAAGACCTCTTCGAGCAGCTTCTTCTTTCCATTCATCGCCATATCCATTTCCTTCGAATAAAATCCTTTTACTTTCTTTGATATAGCCTTTAAGAATTTTTACAATTACTTCTTCTTTTTTGCCTTCATGCTCATTCATTTCGGCATCATAATCTGCTCTAAACTTTTCCAATTGATTAGCTACAATGGTATTAAGTATCATCATTGGTTGAGCAGAGTTGGCCGAACCACCAACGGCACGATATTCAAATTTATTTCCTGTAAAAGCAAATGGTGAAGTTCTATTTCGGTCTGTATTATCTAGTAAAATTGAAGGTATTCTATTAAGTCCTAACTTGATATAGGCATTTTCACCTTTTTCGATGGAAACAATTTCTTTGTTTTCGATATCATTCAAAACTTTGGTCATTTGGGTACCTAGAAATATCGAAATAATTGCTGGTGGAGCTTCATTGGCACCAAGACGGTGTTCGTTTCCAGCTGAAGCAATACTTGCACGAAGTAAATCAGCGTTATCATGCACAGCTTTTACGACATTGACTAAGAAAGTTACAAATCTTAAACTTTCTTTAGGTTTTGTGCTAGGTCCTAAAAGATTCACACCTGTATCAGTTCCTAAAGACCAGTTATTATGTTTACCACTACCGTTTATTCCAGCGAATGGTTTTTCATGGAAAAGAACTTCGAAATTGTGTTTTCTTGCTATTTTT harbors:
- a CDS encoding glutamine synthetase III family protein, coding for MARLRFKAVEEAQSRTATKVEIPTGKVTEFYGSNIFNDEVMRAMLSPEAYMKVTAAIKNGDKIDREIADEVAAAMKSWAVSKGATHYTHWFQPLTGGSAEKHDAFFDINLDGKAVEKFKGSALTQQEPDASSFPNGGIRATFEARGYTAWDPTSPAFIMYNEAGTGTLCIPSIFVSYTGELLDSKSPLLKSLHALDKAATEVAVIFDRHVEKVSATLGAEQEYFLVDKSLFNARPDLMMAGRTVFGHAPAKGQQLDDHYFGSIPPRVNAFMVDFEFEALKLGIPVRTRHNEVAPAQFEAAPTFEEVNLACDHNILLMDLMRKIARKHNFEVLFHEKPFAGINGSGKHNNWSLGTDTGVNLLGPSTKPKESLRFVTFLVNVVKAVHDNADLLRASIASAGNEHRLGANEAPPAIISIFLGTQMTKVLNDIENKEIVSIEKGENAYIKLGLNRIPSILLDNTDRNRTSPFAFTGNKFEYRAVGGSANSAQPMMILNTIVANQLEKFRADYDAEMNEHEGKKEEVIVKILKGYIKESKRILFEGNGYGDEWKEEAARRGLSNIASTPEALKAYLRKEFIEIFERLGVLTEREFHARYEIELENYIKKIQIESRVIGDLAMNHVVSTAVKYQTRLVQTAKSLKDMGLDTEAEPVIQIIKEISERVTEISKKVNDMTEARKKANNLDDIEEQARLYGTEIKSFFDEIRYHVDKLEILIDDEDWPLVKYRELLYIR